A region of Maridesulfovibrio sp. DNA encodes the following proteins:
- a CDS encoding response regulator, translated as MADLSMLELFRMEAGNHTRVLEEGLPGLGEDVSLEKVQPLIHATHALKGAGKIVGLVEAVSLSESIEAVLDNCSGSGLLLDQQGIDALLDGVRFLHSLGEVEVEGMDGWLEERTEELKSLLGRLGAILSGDVFADKEPESVKTPEVESLVETQGVSEQPENDISAPEPAPAAPPKEDIPLADLSMLDLFRMEAESHSLALNAGLLELERDQSPDKVEPLMRAAHSMKGAARIVGLTDAVALAHAMEDLLVSCQKGETVLDGAQIDMLLAATDIYSDVSRLETDAIQGFLSERKPLMDQMEKALRGDAAAVVAVCADVCPGGVPASAIEAAMEPIENPDSGVDSEEQPDSVQDDSVQSVIAGKVTAAEESSAIRAPKDSVVRVSAGNLNRLMALAGESLVESGRLGEFASSLLRIKAGQRDLMKILEESCERVNQGETAEDVVDEIKDALNDCQVHLVKHINEFDLFRRRNDNVSGRLYHEVIASRMRPFSDGGRGFPRLVRDLARSLGKEVDFVIEGETTSVDRDILEKLEAPLNHLIRNSVDHGIEMPDDRVAAGKNSTGTVKLIAGHRAGMLFIEVRDDGQGLDPERIRAKVVERKLAPARMAEEMSRTELMEFLFLPGFSTAGKVTEISGRGVGLDVVHAMVQEVGGTVRAESEPGQGMSFSMQLPLTLSVIRTLLVKIAGQPYAIPLSRISRIACVLPEQLLLAEDRQYVSLDGANVGLVPAAQILGMTFPSKEQDGVKVVVISDRMNRYGLVVDDFLGEQDLVVRPLDHRLGNVPDVNSVAMMPDGSPVLILDAEDLVRSIDNLLSGGRLSKVGLESAEIVPVQKILVVDDSLTVREVERKLLANNGYDVDTAVDGQDGFNAVISGNYDLVVTDVDMPRMNGLELTRKIKDDPDLKSIPVMMVSYKDRKEDKLRGLEAGADYYLTKSSFHDETLLSAVEDLIGGAGK; from the coding sequence ATGGCGGATCTTTCCATGCTGGAACTTTTTCGCATGGAGGCGGGCAACCATACCCGGGTGCTGGAAGAAGGTCTCCCCGGACTTGGTGAAGACGTCTCTTTGGAAAAGGTGCAGCCTCTTATCCATGCTACTCACGCCCTGAAAGGTGCGGGCAAGATTGTGGGGCTGGTTGAGGCGGTGAGTCTTTCCGAGTCGATAGAAGCTGTGCTGGACAATTGTTCCGGTTCAGGGCTTCTGCTCGACCAGCAGGGTATTGATGCCTTGTTGGACGGTGTTCGTTTTCTGCATTCCCTCGGGGAAGTGGAAGTTGAGGGAATGGATGGCTGGCTGGAAGAACGGACTGAAGAACTGAAATCTCTGCTGGGGCGTTTAGGGGCAATACTTTCAGGAGATGTGTTTGCGGATAAGGAGCCTGAGTCTGTTAAGACGCCGGAGGTAGAATCTCTTGTAGAAACACAGGGCGTTTCCGAACAGCCCGAAAACGATATTTCAGCGCCGGAACCTGCTCCGGCAGCTCCGCCTAAAGAGGATATCCCTCTTGCCGATCTTTCCATGCTTGATCTTTTCCGCATGGAGGCCGAGAGCCATTCACTGGCCTTGAATGCCGGACTGCTGGAGCTGGAGAGGGATCAGTCCCCGGATAAGGTGGAGCCGCTTATGCGTGCGGCCCATTCTATGAAAGGAGCAGCCCGAATTGTAGGCCTGACTGATGCCGTGGCTCTGGCACATGCTATGGAAGACCTTTTGGTTTCCTGCCAGAAAGGAGAGACTGTTCTTGATGGAGCGCAGATCGATATGCTCCTTGCGGCGACAGATATCTATAGTGACGTTTCCCGGCTTGAAACGGATGCCATTCAGGGCTTCCTGAGCGAGCGCAAACCGCTTATGGACCAGATGGAAAAGGCCTTGCGTGGAGACGCGGCTGCTGTGGTCGCCGTCTGTGCAGATGTCTGCCCCGGAGGAGTTCCGGCTTCAGCTATTGAAGCCGCAATGGAGCCTATTGAGAATCCTGATTCGGGGGTTGATTCTGAAGAGCAGCCTGATTCTGTGCAGGATGATTCAGTTCAAAGTGTCATAGCTGGAAAGGTTACGGCAGCGGAAGAGAGTTCTGCAATCCGTGCCCCCAAGGATTCAGTCGTCCGTGTTTCCGCCGGAAATTTGAACAGACTCATGGCTCTTGCCGGTGAAAGCCTTGTTGAATCCGGCAGACTGGGTGAGTTCGCTTCTTCCTTGCTGCGGATCAAGGCCGGACAGCGTGATTTGATGAAGATTCTGGAGGAATCATGCGAACGGGTCAACCAGGGCGAAACAGCCGAAGATGTGGTTGATGAAATAAAGGATGCCCTGAATGATTGTCAGGTGCATCTTGTCAAGCATATCAATGAGTTCGACCTCTTTCGCAGGCGTAATGATAATGTTTCGGGCAGGCTTTACCATGAGGTTATAGCCAGCCGGATGCGTCCCTTCTCTGACGGTGGGCGCGGTTTTCCCCGTCTGGTTCGTGATCTGGCTCGTTCTTTGGGTAAGGAAGTGGATTTTGTTATCGAAGGTGAAACGACTTCTGTAGACCGCGATATTCTGGAAAAACTGGAGGCTCCGCTAAACCACCTGATCAGGAACTCAGTTGATCACGGTATTGAAATGCCTGATGATCGAGTTGCCGCCGGAAAAAATTCTACCGGGACAGTCAAGCTTATTGCCGGGCATAGGGCCGGTATGCTTTTTATTGAAGTACGGGATGACGGTCAGGGGTTGGACCCGGAAAGAATCAGGGCCAAGGTTGTGGAACGAAAGCTGGCCCCGGCGCGTATGGCTGAGGAAATGAGCCGTACGGAGTTGATGGAATTCCTTTTTCTGCCCGGTTTTTCCACTGCCGGAAAAGTTACGGAAATTTCCGGTCGCGGGGTCGGACTGGATGTGGTCCATGCCATGGTGCAGGAAGTAGGCGGAACTGTGCGCGCAGAATCTGAGCCCGGTCAGGGCATGTCTTTTTCCATGCAGCTGCCGTTGACCCTTTCAGTTATCCGTACTTTGCTGGTGAAGATTGCGGGTCAGCCTTATGCCATTCCCTTGAGCAGGATCAGCCGCATTGCCTGTGTGCTTCCCGAGCAGCTGCTGCTGGCCGAAGACCGCCAGTATGTGTCTCTTGACGGGGCCAACGTGGGGCTTGTTCCCGCAGCCCAGATTCTGGGGATGACTTTTCCGTCCAAGGAGCAGGACGGGGTGAAAGTGGTGGTCATAAGTGACCGCATGAACCGCTACGGGCTGGTGGTGGATGATTTTCTCGGCGAGCAGGATCTTGTAGTCCGCCCGCTTGACCATCGGCTTGGCAACGTTCCCGATGTTAATTCAGTGGCCATGATGCCCGACGGTTCTCCGGTGCTTATCCTTGATGCCGAGGATCTGGTGCGTTCCATCGACAACCTTCTTTCCGGGGGCAGACTGAGCAAGGTCGGGCTTGAGTCAGCAGAAATCGTTCCGGTGCAGAAGATTCTGGTGGTGGATGATTCCCTCACTGTGCGTGAGGTGGAGCGCAAGCTGCTGGCCAACAACGGCTATGATGTTGATACGGCTGTGGATGGTCAGGATGGCTTTAATGCAGTTATTTCAGGTAATTATGACCTTGTAGTCACTGATGTGGACATGCCGCGCATGAACGGTCTGGAACTTACTCGTAAAATCAAGGATGACCCGGATCTGAAATCCATCCCGGTGATGATGGTTTCCTACAAGGACCGCAAGGAGGATAAGCTCCGCGGCCTTGAAGCCGGTGCTGATTATTATCTGACCAAGAGCAGTTTTCATGACGAGACCCTGCTTTCGGCGGTTGAAGACCTTATAGGCGGGGCCGGAAAATGA
- a CDS encoding chemotaxis response regulator protein-glutamate methylesterase produces MRIGIVNDQAASVDVLKKVVTAAGHKVLWIAHNGERAVEKCCAQKPDLVLMDLVMPVLDGAGATQMIMKKCPCPVLIVTASIEANSTKIFEAMGAGALDVVTTPSTSPSGEINGERELLSKISVIGKLQGHGMAREPLKSAPKARLVPPLLAIGSSTGGPSALAELLGALPVDFPAAIAIAQHVDGNFSENLAQWLDSQVKIKVNLARSGDLMQPGVAVISPGDRHMRLAQGGMVELTLGPGDNLYVPSVDVLFDSLCCAGFPSNSAAVLLTGMGADGARGMLGLRNAGWFTVAQDKESSVVWGMPGAAVKMGAAREVCAIGNMAGLLVRHFKKRFRS; encoded by the coding sequence ATGAGAATAGGTATTGTAAATGATCAGGCTGCATCAGTAGATGTGTTGAAGAAAGTAGTCACTGCAGCCGGGCACAAGGTACTCTGGATAGCCCATAACGGTGAAAGGGCAGTCGAAAAATGTTGTGCCCAGAAGCCTGATCTTGTGCTTATGGATCTGGTTATGCCCGTTTTGGACGGGGCCGGAGCCACGCAGATGATAATGAAGAAATGTCCCTGCCCGGTCCTGATTGTAACTGCCAGTATTGAGGCTAATTCAACCAAGATTTTCGAGGCCATGGGAGCAGGGGCGCTGGATGTGGTCACCACCCCGAGTACCTCTCCAAGTGGGGAAATCAATGGTGAGCGTGAGCTGCTTTCAAAAATATCCGTAATCGGTAAGCTGCAGGGGCACGGCATGGCCCGTGAACCCCTTAAGTCTGCTCCTAAAGCACGGCTGGTCCCGCCTTTACTCGCTATCGGTAGTTCCACCGGAGGACCGTCAGCACTGGCTGAATTGCTTGGAGCGTTGCCTGTTGATTTTCCGGCGGCCATCGCCATTGCTCAACATGTGGACGGTAATTTTTCAGAAAATCTGGCCCAGTGGCTGGACAGTCAGGTTAAGATAAAGGTGAACCTTGCACGCAGCGGTGATCTTATGCAGCCCGGCGTAGCGGTGATTTCCCCCGGAGACCGGCATATGCGTTTGGCTCAGGGCGGTATGGTGGAGTTGACCCTCGGCCCCGGGGATAATCTTTATGTTCCCTCGGTGGATGTGCTTTTCGACAGCCTGTGTTGTGCGGGTTTCCCTTCCAATTCGGCAGCGGTATTGTTGACCGGAATGGGCGCGGACGGAGCAAGGGGCATGCTTGGTCTCAGGAATGCAGGCTGGTTTACCGTGGCTCAGGATAAGGAATCCAGTGTGGTTTGGGGGATGCCCGGCGCGGCAGTGAAAATGGGAGCTGCCCGAGAGGTCTGCGCTATTGGAAATATGGCCGGGTTGCTGGTAAGGCATTTTAAGAAACGTTTCAGGAGTTAG
- a CDS encoding SpoIIE family protein phosphatase, with the protein MMTEVKEQLLTEHKINVLLIDDQPMVGEAVRRMLEGEGDIDFHFVSDPTKAIPTAEELQPTVILQDLVMPDIDGMTMVKFMRVNSKLKDIPLIVLSTKEEATTKAEAFALGANDYLVKLPDRIELLARIRYHSKGYINLLQRNEAYEQLRKSRDEMRKELAVAADYVTSLLPDPLKEGDIQADWRFIPSTSLGGDSFGYHWLDDDHFAMYLLDVCDHGVGSALLSVSAMNVLRSQTLPDTDFLKPDMVLEALNDSFQMDQQNNLYFTMWYGVYRKSDRTLTFSSGGHPPALLISGGEAQLLRTPGMIVGGMPDMTYTSDCVTVDPGARFFLYSDGVYELKKVSDGKMWEFDEFSKFMKGAGGELGKPIDMLIDYTRELQGAELYEDDFSMVEFVFA; encoded by the coding sequence ATGATGACTGAAGTCAAAGAGCAATTGCTCACCGAACATAAGATTAATGTTCTGCTGATAGATGATCAGCCTATGGTGGGCGAGGCCGTGCGGCGTATGCTGGAAGGCGAGGGCGATATAGATTTCCATTTTGTGAGCGATCCGACCAAAGCCATCCCCACTGCTGAGGAGTTGCAGCCCACAGTTATCCTGCAGGATCTCGTCATGCCGGATATCGACGGCATGACCATGGTCAAGTTTATGAGGGTCAATTCCAAGCTTAAGGATATCCCCCTGATTGTGCTTTCTACCAAGGAAGAAGCCACCACCAAGGCCGAAGCATTTGCCCTCGGGGCCAATGATTATCTGGTCAAGCTGCCGGACCGTATCGAACTGCTGGCCCGTATCCGTTATCATTCCAAGGGTTACATCAACCTTTTGCAGAGGAACGAGGCCTACGAACAATTGCGGAAAAGCAGGGATGAAATGCGCAAGGAACTGGCGGTTGCCGCAGATTACGTTACCTCCCTGCTGCCCGATCCGCTCAAGGAAGGGGATATTCAGGCTGACTGGCGGTTCATCCCTTCCACTTCCCTCGGAGGTGACTCCTTCGGTTACCATTGGCTGGATGATGATCATTTTGCCATGTATCTTCTGGACGTGTGTGATCATGGGGTAGGTTCGGCTTTGCTTTCGGTTTCAGCAATGAATGTGCTCCGTTCACAGACTCTGCCGGATACTGATTTCCTCAAGCCGGATATGGTTCTTGAAGCCCTGAATGATTCTTTCCAGATGGACCAGCAGAACAACCTTTATTTTACCATGTGGTACGGGGTTTACCGCAAGTCTGACCGGACACTGACATTTTCCAGCGGCGGACATCCCCCGGCCTTGCTGATATCCGGCGGTGAAGCGCAGCTGTTGCGTACTCCGGGAATGATTGTGGGCGGCATGCCGGATATGACCTACACCAGCGATTGCGTTACCGTTGATCCGGGCGCCCGTTTTTTTCTCTACAGTGATGGGGTTTATGAGCTGAAAAAGGTGTCTGACGGCAAGATGTGGGAGTTTGACGAGTTTTCCAAATTCATGAAAGGGGCCGGTGGCGAACTGGGTAAGCCCATTGACATGCTTATTGATTATACCCGTGAATTGCAGGGTGCTGAGCTTTATGAGGATGATTTTTCCATGGTGGAATTTGTTTTTGCGTAG
- a CDS encoding methyl-accepting chemotaxis protein, whose translation MSIRKQFITGCVVFCIALTVAIMWLVSDYARETLMAQYRSKAEIMLHTMKAVRKHTGAVIRPKATEVLPENMFVPELQSTSFTANGVFSRIPDQYRHELTFKTASSKPRNSKNLATSDEASIIEELDAMAQAGKKPFIGEIRNINGIESYIVAEGEFNKPPCMVCHGDPKDAPPSMKSRYPVKDDMGYYRKPGRIECAMITAVPLAAMDAAANQAMGAVVFMGFIFIAVTLGFLLFGLNLIFRPVSQITNIAKHVAAGDLNSGTVAIRKMKNQAEGKFFASRIVRPGNEIGNLVTSFETMISGLSALIGEVRTSGDNVSVAGNKIRSTAEHIDAAVTRQAASTNEVTATSRLISKTSKNLVEVMEDVAESASESAQMAEALQDNIERREQSLIRLVNSTDNVSSRLGAINEKASRINHIVTTIARIADQTNLLSLNAAIEAEKAGQFGQGFSVVAREMRRLADQTVIAAEDIELMVRDMQSAVSSGVMEMEAFNQEVRSSVDEVEQMSSDLGLIIDQVRVLKPRFIDVSRSMGDQSDSAEQISDAMGDLSESAAGTTEYLEEFNRTVASLNYTVQTLTGAVDGFQAVEDDFLISKAEKDPESDN comes from the coding sequence ATGAGTATCCGCAAACAGTTCATAACCGGGTGTGTTGTTTTTTGCATTGCCCTGACCGTGGCCATAATGTGGCTGGTTTCAGACTATGCCCGTGAGACCCTGATGGCCCAGTACCGTTCCAAGGCTGAAATAATGCTTCACACCATGAAGGCGGTGCGTAAGCATACCGGGGCGGTGATCCGTCCAAAAGCCACGGAGGTGCTGCCGGAGAATATGTTTGTCCCCGAGTTGCAGTCCACATCCTTTACGGCCAACGGCGTGTTCAGTCGTATTCCCGACCAGTACAGGCATGAGCTGACTTTTAAAACCGCTTCCAGTAAACCGCGCAATTCCAAAAATCTTGCCACCAGCGATGAAGCCAGCATAATTGAGGAATTGGATGCTATGGCTCAGGCCGGGAAAAAGCCTTTTATCGGTGAAATCCGAAATATCAACGGTATTGAGTCCTATATCGTCGCTGAAGGTGAATTCAACAAGCCCCCCTGTATGGTCTGCCATGGCGACCCCAAGGATGCTCCTCCATCCATGAAGAGCAGATATCCGGTCAAGGACGATATGGGCTATTACCGCAAGCCGGGACGTATTGAGTGTGCCATGATCACGGCTGTTCCGCTTGCTGCGATGGACGCAGCAGCCAATCAGGCTATGGGCGCGGTTGTTTTTATGGGTTTTATTTTTATTGCGGTTACTCTCGGCTTTCTGCTTTTCGGGCTTAACCTTATTTTCAGACCGGTTTCCCAGATAACGAATATCGCCAAGCATGTTGCCGCCGGGGACCTGAACAGCGGGACCGTTGCCATCCGCAAGATGAAGAATCAGGCTGAAGGAAAATTCTTTGCAAGCCGGATAGTTCGTCCCGGTAATGAAATCGGTAATCTGGTAACATCTTTTGAGACCATGATTTCCGGTCTTTCTGCACTCATAGGAGAGGTCCGCACTTCCGGCGATAATGTTTCCGTGGCTGGAAACAAGATCCGGTCCACTGCTGAGCACATTGATGCCGCAGTAACCAGGCAGGCCGCTTCCACCAACGAAGTCACTGCCACCAGCAGGCTGATCAGCAAGACCTCCAAAAATCTGGTGGAGGTTATGGAAGACGTTGCCGAGTCCGCGAGTGAGTCGGCACAGATGGCTGAGGCTCTGCAGGATAACATTGAACGTCGTGAACAATCCCTTATAAGGCTGGTAAATTCCACGGACAATGTTTCATCCCGTCTGGGAGCTATCAACGAGAAAGCCAGCAGGATCAACCACATTGTTACCACCATTGCCAGAATTGCCGACCAGACCAACCTGCTTTCACTCAATGCGGCTATTGAGGCGGAAAAGGCCGGGCAGTTCGGGCAGGGTTTTTCCGTGGTAGCCCGCGAAATGCGCAGGCTGGCCGACCAGACGGTGATTGCCGCAGAGGACATTGAACTTATGGTCCGGGACATGCAATCCGCGGTCAGCTCCGGTGTCATGGAGATGGAAGCCTTTAATCAGGAAGTGCGTTCCAGTGTTGATGAAGTGGAGCAGATGAGTTCTGATCTGGGGTTGATTATTGATCAGGTCCGGGTGCTCAAGCCAAGATTTATAGATGTTTCCCGTTCCATGGGAGACCAGTCCGACAGTGCGGAGCAGATCAGTGACGCCATGGGCGACCTGAGTGAATCCGCAGCCGGAACTACTGAGTATCTGGAAGAATTCAACAGGACAGTGGCAAGTTTGAATTATACTGTACAGACTTTGACCGGGGCAGTGGACGGCTTTCAGGCAGTGGAAGATGATTTCTTAATTTCCAAGGCTGAAAAAGACCCGGAATCCGACAATTAA
- a CDS encoding response regulator — MSVDKILVVEDHNDTIELLKYNLTSSGYDVVTAMDGHKALDQARNEHPDLILLDLMLPGIDGLEVCRRLKQEVATQHIPVVMLTAKGEEVDRVVGLELGVDDYIVKPFSPRELVLRVKAVLRRSTEVPEPRRPGKWSREGLSVDFEAHSVECDGELVALTATEFKLFSELLQHEGKVRTRDHLLDTVWDTHFEGYSRTVDTHIRRLRQKLGPYADYIETVRGVGYRFKNS; from the coding sequence GTGTCAGTTGATAAAATACTGGTCGTAGAAGACCATAACGATACCATTGAGCTGTTGAAGTATAATCTTACCTCTTCCGGTTACGATGTCGTGACCGCAATGGACGGTCATAAGGCCCTTGATCAGGCCAGAAATGAACATCCAGACCTGATTCTGCTGGACCTTATGCTGCCCGGCATAGACGGCCTGGAAGTCTGTCGCAGGCTGAAGCAGGAAGTTGCCACACAGCATATCCCTGTAGTCATGCTTACCGCTAAAGGTGAGGAAGTGGACCGGGTTGTTGGGCTTGAGCTTGGCGTTGACGACTACATTGTCAAACCGTTCAGCCCGCGTGAACTTGTGCTGCGGGTTAAAGCTGTATTGCGCCGCAGTACTGAAGTTCCCGAACCGCGCCGCCCCGGAAAATGGAGCCGGGAAGGGCTCTCCGTGGACTTCGAAGCCCATTCTGTTGAATGTGACGGTGAGCTTGTGGCTCTGACCGCTACCGAGTTCAAGTTATTTTCAGAGTTGCTGCAGCACGAAGGCAAGGTCCGTACCCGCGACCATCTTCTTGATACGGTCTGGGATACCCATTTTGAGGGTTATTCCAGAACAGTCGATACCCATATCCGCAGGCTGCGCCAGAAGCTTGGTCCTTATGCGGATTACATCGAAACCGTGCGCGGCGTCGGCTATCGTTTCAAGAATTCATAA
- a CDS encoding ATP-binding protein encodes MNNELKFSIKSKLFAAVCLTAAICVSLPLGFAYHLLRADLAADTRNVVHEKIELAGRIYRKSDHAGVQDRVNSISNLMGTEVAFISMDGKSSVQPSWAVGGGISLHDVEIRNARDGNPGFLVVNDPLDGKESMLAAVEVPAGVNSPSGYLVIKESLYGPEERMGMIFEVFFWALPIVALVCYGVIRFVTMQLTASVESMVRTAEAVGQGNYKRRIRTFPDKEFIPLAESINWMAERIDEHVSIITGQKNKIQAVFNGMWDGVMVLDGNCRIQSVNRALVDIFPDIQEGVNRSPLEIIPSPDLYDACKEVVAPEGPESGAVQVVLHSGRVYDVNIVRSPHTSEPGQGPGAIAVFHDISEIKRLETVRQDFVANVSHELRTPLTSIKGYAETLLSDPPPPESLQRNFLGTIEKNANHMCKIVDDLLNLSRLESGHEKVKLTPVDPADVLREAWEACSGLANRRKVDLVRSFERGSFTVKADSGQLMQLFRNLLENAIKYGPEEKSVSVEHRVDSGRLELSVIDEGPGIPTADQSRIFERFYSVEKFRRNEFGSTGLGLAISRHIVSNHGGKISVQCPPEGRRQGTAFVFTLPLVQAGAV; translated from the coding sequence ATGAATAATGAATTGAAATTTTCTATCAAAAGCAAACTTTTTGCCGCAGTATGCCTGACTGCTGCAATCTGCGTAAGTCTGCCGCTGGGTTTTGCCTATCATCTACTAAGGGCCGACCTGGCAGCGGATACGCGCAATGTGGTGCATGAAAAAATTGAACTTGCGGGGCGTATTTACAGAAAGAGTGATCATGCAGGAGTGCAGGACAGGGTTAATTCGATTTCCAACCTGATGGGTACTGAAGTTGCTTTCATCTCCATGGATGGGAAGAGTTCTGTACAGCCTTCGTGGGCTGTTGGAGGGGGTATTTCCCTGCATGATGTCGAGATAAGGAATGCCAGGGACGGAAATCCCGGTTTCCTTGTTGTAAATGATCCTCTGGATGGAAAAGAATCCATGCTGGCGGCCGTTGAGGTCCCTGCCGGTGTAAATTCTCCGTCCGGTTATCTTGTCATTAAAGAATCCCTGTACGGTCCTGAAGAAAGAATGGGTATGATTTTCGAGGTGTTCTTTTGGGCTTTACCCATTGTTGCGCTGGTCTGCTACGGGGTGATCCGTTTTGTGACCATGCAGCTCACAGCTTCGGTGGAATCCATGGTCAGAACTGCCGAGGCCGTTGGTCAGGGTAATTACAAACGCAGGATCAGGACTTTTCCAGACAAGGAGTTCATCCCCCTTGCCGAATCCATTAACTGGATGGCTGAGCGCATAGATGAGCATGTCAGCATTATTACCGGACAGAAGAATAAAATTCAGGCCGTGTTCAACGGCATGTGGGACGGGGTAATGGTGCTGGACGGCAATTGCCGTATTCAGAGTGTGAATAGGGCTTTGGTTGATATTTTTCCTGATATTCAGGAAGGGGTAAACCGTAGTCCCCTTGAAATAATCCCCAGCCCGGACCTTTATGATGCATGCAAAGAGGTTGTAGCACCGGAAGGACCTGAATCCGGAGCTGTGCAGGTTGTTTTGCACAGTGGACGGGTTTACGATGTGAATATTGTCCGTTCCCCGCATACCTCCGAGCCGGGACAGGGACCGGGGGCTATTGCTGTTTTTCACGACATCAGCGAGATAAAACGTCTGGAGACTGTGCGTCAGGATTTTGTGGCGAACGTATCCCACGAATTACGTACCCCGCTTACATCCATTAAGGGTTATGCTGAAACCCTGCTCTCCGATCCTCCTCCGCCGGAATCCTTACAGAGGAATTTTCTGGGTACCATTGAGAAGAATGCCAATCACATGTGTAAGATCGTGGACGATCTGCTTAACCTGTCAAGGCTGGAAAGCGGTCATGAAAAGGTTAAGTTGACCCCGGTTGATCCTGCCGATGTCCTGCGGGAAGCATGGGAGGCCTGTTCCGGACTTGCCAATAGACGAAAAGTAGATCTGGTCCGCAGTTTTGAGCGTGGGTCTTTCACCGTCAAGGCTGATTCCGGACAGCTCATGCAACTGTTCAGGAACTTGTTGGAAAATGCCATCAAATATGGTCCGGAAGAAAAGTCTGTCAGTGTTGAACACCGGGTTGATAGCGGCAGGCTGGAGCTTTCAGTCATTGATGAAGGGCCGGGTATTCCCACCGCTGATCAGTCCCGTATTTTTGAGCGTTTCTACTCTGTGGAAAAGTTCCGCCGTAATGAATTCGGCTCCACCGGACTCGGGCTTGCCATCTCCCGGCATATTGTTTCCAACCATGGCGGAAAAATATCCGTACAATGCCCTCCTGAAGGACGCAGGCAGGGGACTGCCTTTGTTTTCACCCTGCCCCTTGTGCAGGCAGGCGCGGTTTAA
- a CDS encoding DMT family transporter: MNEKSKAILLMAATALIWSSGGLAIKLVDWNPMAITGVRSGLAALTLGILFRGRLKFGFSLVQLGAAVGYAGLLITNVAATKLTTSANAILLAYTAPVYVALLAPWFLKEKTSRSDWFFIAITVGGMVLFFLDKLSPSGLWGNIIAVVTGISYAVFTLCMRAQKSSSPVESVIMGHILTATCGLPFMFSSIPSAESWVGLIYLGIFQQGISLALYTWAIKRLGALEAILIMTLEPIFNPILVAVGYGEIPGRWAIIGGLVVIGSVTVRGVLPFLRPRLYRPR; this comes from the coding sequence TTGAACGAAAAATCCAAGGCTATACTTCTTATGGCCGCAACAGCCCTGATATGGAGTTCCGGGGGGCTGGCCATAAAGCTGGTGGACTGGAACCCCATGGCCATTACCGGGGTTCGCAGTGGCTTGGCCGCTTTGACTCTGGGTATTCTATTCAGAGGCCGTTTGAAGTTCGGATTCTCCCTTGTTCAGTTGGGCGCTGCTGTTGGCTATGCCGGGTTACTGATCACCAACGTTGCCGCTACTAAGCTGACCACCTCAGCCAACGCAATTTTGCTGGCTTACACTGCCCCGGTCTATGTGGCTTTGCTTGCTCCGTGGTTCCTAAAAGAGAAAACCAGCCGCAGCGACTGGTTTTTTATAGCCATTACCGTAGGTGGCATGGTCCTGTTTTTTCTCGATAAACTTTCACCCAGCGGACTATGGGGCAACATTATCGCTGTTGTCACCGGGATTTCGTATGCCGTTTTCACTCTGTGTATGCGAGCCCAGAAATCTTCTTCCCCGGTAGAATCCGTGATCATGGGGCATATTTTGACCGCCACCTGCGGACTGCCTTTCATGTTCAGCAGTATTCCTTCAGCCGAAAGCTGGGTAGGCCTAATCTATCTGGGTATTTTTCAGCAGGGTATATCTCTGGCCCTGTACACATGGGCTATAAAGCGTCTCGGGGCACTGGAAGCCATCCTGATCATGACCCTTGAGCCTATTTTCAATCCGATTCTGGTCGCCGTCGGCTACGGCGAAATTCCCGGCAGATGGGCGATTATTGGAGGGCTGGTAGTGATTGGTTCGGTTACGGTGCGCGGGGTGTTGCCGTTTTTACGTCCCAGACTTTATCGCCCAAGATGA
- a CDS encoding SPOR domain-containing protein: MAAPRKKKTTVPGQEKKFTFTFTMPEVLGLCAGAVAALCAFFVLGILLGRGYQPEKDVPEIAMMLPSQSVNASGEVKGGVLKPEELDYIDQLKKKPEPAVKPEEPAKEIASRDEQKAAPAEKPEPAKQEKIEVKVAEKTVETQQPGSEPPVEIDNPAEVDMPKYNYIYQAASFGDNARAQSFADKLVANGLNSYVEAGKSGTRTWYRVFVRHTGTPDSTDAIKKVLTKYGIKKPLLKSKQAI, from the coding sequence ATGGCTGCACCCAGAAAAAAGAAGACAACCGTCCCCGGTCAGGAAAAGAAATTCACCTTTACCTTCACCATGCCTGAGGTACTCGGGCTGTGTGCCGGTGCTGTTGCCGCCCTGTGCGCCTTCTTTGTACTGGGGATTCTGCTGGGCAGGGGTTACCAGCCTGAAAAGGATGTGCCCGAAATAGCCATGATGCTGCCCAGCCAGTCAGTCAATGCTTCCGGGGAAGTAAAAGGCGGAGTGCTCAAGCCAGAAGAACTGGACTACATTGACCAGCTCAAGAAAAAGCCCGAGCCAGCAGTAAAACCCGAAGAACCGGCAAAAGAAATCGCTTCCAGGGATGAACAAAAAGCTGCACCGGCAGAAAAGCCCGAACCTGCAAAACAGGAAAAAATCGAGGTAAAGGTTGCCGAAAAAACTGTTGAAACTCAACAGCCCGGCTCGGAACCGCCGGTGGAAATCGACAACCCCGCCGAAGTTGATATGCCCAAGTACAACTACATTTATCAGGCAGCATCCTTCGGTGATAACGCGAGAGCGCAAAGCTTTGCCGACAAACTCGTTGCCAACGGCCTTAACTCTTACGTTGAAGCAGGGAAAAGCGGAACCCGCACATGGTATCGGGTCTTTGTTCGCCATACCGGAACACCTGATTCCACCGATGCAATTAAAAAAGTGCTCACCAAGTACGGCATCAAAAAACCTCTCTTGAAGAGCAAGCAAGCTATCTAA